In Leptidea sinapis chromosome 8, ilLepSina1.1, whole genome shotgun sequence, a single window of DNA contains:
- the LOC126965695 gene encoding uncharacterized protein LOC126965695, producing MPHHAVIREKSETTKLRVVFNASSKTHTGKSLNDILMVGPVVQSDLISILLRFREHKYVLTGDIEKMFRQTEITPSQRHLQLILWREDCNQPIDILRLNTVTYGTASAPFLSSRCLLQLANECDDESIARIIKSDFYADDLNTGADTVERLQHIYKNVVEVLDSACLPIRKFRTNCPQLFHNETDSGKPMDFYKDSSVLGLNWSPTADQLQFSTDLTPSPQITKRTVISTTCKVFDPLGLLCPCVIIAKIILQELWSSKLDWDDPVPLNFCKNWSSLLKEFLHLSNIKIPRRVLSENPRSLELHCFVDASQQAYAACVYVRSQNQDRSITVRLLCAKARVAPLHSTTIPRLELCGALLGSRLCFKVLQSWRGNFSQKYLWTDSTIVLAWLKTQTKDLKVFVCNRVNEINKLTSGFIFRHVPTDKNPADLASRSVSPSQLEASALWWEGPSFLRNDESYWPKTAHTHIPIHLPEILLH from the exons ATGCCACATCATGCTGTAATCCGCGAGAAATCTGAAACCACTAAATTAAGGGTGGTGTTCAACGCTTCGTCTAAAACTCATACAGGGAAATCACTCAATGATATTCTTATGGTCGGCCCAGTTGTGCAAAGTGACCTAATATCTATATTGCTTCGTTTTCGTGAGCATAAATATGTTCTAACAGGCGACATCGAGAAAATGTTCAGGCAAACCGAAATCACACCGTCGCAGCGTCATCTTCAGCTCATTTTGTGGCGTGAAGATTGTAATCAGCCTATTGATATTTTGCGTCTAAATACAGTAACCTATGGTACTGCGTCTGCGCCCTTTCTCAGTTCTCGGTGTCTCCTACAATTAGCTAATGAATGTGACGATGAATCTATTGCTCGTATAATCAAAAGCGATTTCTACGCTGATGATCTTAATACAGGCGCAGATACCGTAGAGCGCCTGCAACACATTTACAAAAATGTTGTCGAAGTTCTTGACTCAGCGTGTTTACCTATAAGAAAATTTCGTACTAACTGTCCTCAATTATTTCATAATGAAACTGATTCGGGAAAACCCATGGATTTTTATAAAGATTCCAGTGTCTTGGGTCTGAATTGGTCACCTACAGCGGATCAATTACAATTTTCAACAGATCTGACTCCATCCCCTCAGATCACCAAAAGAACTGTCATATCCACGACATGTAAGGTTTTTGATCCATTAGGGTTGCTATGTCCTTGTGTTATTAtagcaaaaattattttacaggaATTGTGGTCTTCCAAGTTAGATTGGGATGATCCCGTTCCTTTGAACTTTTGCAAAAATTGGTCAAGtcttttaaaagaatttttacacCTGTCAAACATTAAGATCCCGCGACGGGTTCTGTCTGAAAACCCGAGATCTCTAGAGCTGCATTGTTTTGTAGATGCCTCCCAACAAGCCTACGCGGCTTGTGTGTACGTACGTTCTCAAAATCAGGACAGAAGTATCACGGTTAGGCTGCTATGCGCAAAGGCAAGAGTTGCTCCTCTACACTCTACCACCATTCCTCGGCTGGAATTATGTGGTGCTCTGTTAGGGTCTCGCTTATGCTTTAAGGTTTTACAGTCATGGCGGGGTAACTTTAGCCAAAAATATCTATGGACGGATTCAACAATTGTTTTAGCTTGGTTGAAGACCCAAACTAAGGATCTCAAGGTATTTGTGTGTAATCGggtaaatgaaattaataaacttaccAGCGGATTTATATTTCGGCATGTACCCACAGATAAAAACCCGGCAGACCTGGCGTCTCGCAGCGTAAGTCCCAGTCAGCTCGAAGCTTCTGCCCTCTGGTGGGAAGGGCCGTCGTTCCTACGGAATGATGAATCCTACTGGCCGAAAACCGCTCATACTCACATTCCTATACACTTACCCGAG ATCCTACTCCATTAA